The proteins below are encoded in one region of Engystomops pustulosus chromosome 8, aEngPut4.maternal, whole genome shotgun sequence:
- the LOC140075718 gene encoding mas-related G-protein coupled receptor member H-like, translated as MEVYKSINISINSTAPGWTENMTQAPKPPAVPKTTVLSLGYISILLCIVGLVGNVFIILLFTLKMKKNYCTIYFLNLAVADLLYLLGCGIYASYMMCLLGHLPIPVFNDVIIGYISDILTNVGFDSSTFLLTALSVERCLTVLFPLYNHLQRPRCQTPIVCVLLWALAILTMALESFVCDDRQDHLSSGAQRCVPIIIFTTTLFVLMLLLMVMSCVTLLVEIQKTSESCRPLRLYVVILLSLLSFFIEMVPARTLNLLLYFDVVDFKTHSLSFYFITSLCTAVHCASNPYINIFVGRWRERTSIKESMEKIFHVNN; from the coding sequence ATGGAGGTATACAAGTCCATAAATATATCCATCAACTCTACTGCACCTGGCTGGACTGAGAACATGACCCAAGCCCCAAAGCCACCAGCGGTGCCAAAGACCACGGTCCTGAGCTTGGGCTACATCTCCATCCTCCTCTGCATCGTTGGACTCGTAGGAAATGTCTTCATAATTTTGCTTTTCACCTTGAAAATGAAGAAGAATTACTGCACAATTTACTTTCTGAACTTGGCCGTGGCCGACCTGCTCTATCTCCTGGGATGTGGGATTTACGCTTCCTACATGATGTGTCTTCTTGGTCACCTACCTATACCAGTGTTCAATGATGTGATCATTGGGTATATATCAGATATTCTGACTAATGTCGGATTTGACTCCAGCACTTTCCTTCTGACAGCATTGAGTGTGGAGAGATGTCTGACTGTCCTGTTTCCCCTGTACAACCATCTCCAACGTCCAAGATGCCAAACCCCCATAGTGTGCGTCCTGCTCTGGGCTCTGGCCATCCTCACTATGGCTCTAGAGAGCTTTGTCTGTGATGACAGGCAGGACCATCTCAGCTCTGGAGCCCAACGTTGCGTGCCAATCATTATATTCACCACAACATTATTTGTACTCATGCTTCTTCTGATGGTCATGTCCTGTGTGACGCTTCTGGTGGAGATTCAGAAGACGTCAGAAAGCTGCAGACCCCTGAGGTTGTACGTAGTCATTCTTCTCAGCCTTCTCTCTTTCTTCATTGAGATGGTCCCTGCGAGGACCCTGAATCTACTGCTCTACTTTGACGTGGTTGACTTCAAGACTCATTCCCTTTCGTTCTACTTCATCACATCTCTCTGCACCGCTGTGCACTGCGCCTCCAACCCTTACATAAACATCTTTGTGGGGCGTTGGAGGGAAAGGACCTCCATCAAAGAATCCATGGAGAAGATATTTCacgtgaataactaa